A single region of the Gopherus evgoodei ecotype Sinaloan lineage chromosome 3, rGopEvg1_v1.p, whole genome shotgun sequence genome encodes:
- the PSMB1 gene encoding proteasome subunit beta type-1 yields MLSTAGYAEPRLGMGHQLGAPVQHRFSPYTFNGGTVLAIAGEDFSIVASDTRLSEGYAIHSRDSPKCYKLTDQTVIGCSGFHGDCLTLTKIIEARLKMYKHSNNKTMTTGAIAAMLSTILYSRRFFPYYVYNIIGGLDEEGKGAVYSFDPVGSYQRDAFKAGGSASAMLQPLLDNQVGFKNMQNVEHVPLSLEKAIQLVKDVFISAAERDVYTGDALKISIVTKDGIKEETLQLRKD; encoded by the exons ATGTTGTCCACAGCCGGCTACGCGGAGCCCAGGCTCGGGATGGGGCACCAGCTCGGCGCCCCCGTGCAGCACCGGTTCTCCCCCTACACCTTCAACGGAGG GACGGTGTTGGCAATTGCTGGAGAAGACTTTTCTATTGTTGCCTCGGACACACGACTGAGCGAAGGTTATGCAATTCACAGCCGGGACAGTCCAAAATGCTATAAACT aACAGATCAAACAGTCATTGGATGCAGTGGTTTTCATGGAGACTGCCTTACACTGACTAAAATTATTGAAGCAAGACTAAAG ATGTACAAGCATTCCAATAACAAGACCATGACTACTGGGGCTATTGCAGCGATGCTGTCTACAATCCTGTATTCTCGACGCTTCTTTCCTTACTACGTTTACAACATCATTGGTGGGCTCGATGAAGAAG ggAAGGGAGCAGTGTATAGCTTTGACCCAGTAGGTTCATACCAGAGAGATGCCTTCAAAGCTGGTGGTTCAGCAAGTGCCATGCTACAGCCCCTACTTGACAACCAG GTTGGCTTCAAGAATATGCAAAATGTGGAGCATGTACCTTTGTCCCTGGAAAAGGCTATTCAGCTAGTTAAAGATGTCTTTATTTCTGCAGCTGAGAGAGATGTATACACTGGAGATGCACTTAAGATCTCCATTGTCACAAAAGATGGTATTAAGGAGGAGACACTTCAGTTACGGAAGGACTAA